Proteins from a single region of Flavobacterium sp. YJ01:
- a CDS encoding glyceraldehyde-3-phosphate dehydrogenase produces MNNKSLYQKEVSLQVDRRRAGVELIKIISDLWYDKSIEMVLFKNQLLDKNVSDIINLHQYAGEFVGKPITIFDSVEIAKVVLSLDLPPAKIDLGKLTYEYRLEDEKYPDARYFVIEKLKKAKSSKEIQPRDVVLYGFGRIGRLLARELMSKTGKGSQLRLRAIVTRDKNDAVTLEKRASLLRYDSIHGDFHGSVIADSKNNALIINGTTVHVITANSPEEIDYTQFEINDALVIDNTGAFTTEEALKRHLKSNGASKVLLTAPGKGVPNIVYGVNQNDFNPDETDIFSAASCTTNAITPVLKVVEETFGVTKGHLETIHAYTNDQNLVDNMHKKYRRGRAAALNMVITETGAGSAVAKALPSLEGKLTSNAIRVPVPNGSLVVLNLEVKKATSIAGINKAMKKYALEGELVEQIKYSLNNELVSSDIVGTSAPSIYDSNATIVSKDGKNIVLYIWYDNEYGYSHQVIRLAKYIAKVRRYTYY; encoded by the coding sequence ATGAATAACAAATCATTGTACCAAAAAGAGGTATCCTTACAAGTCGACCGAAGAAGAGCTGGTGTCGAATTAATTAAAATCATAAGCGATTTATGGTATGACAAATCGATCGAGATGGTTTTATTTAAAAATCAATTACTGGATAAAAATGTCAGTGATATTATTAATCTTCATCAATATGCTGGAGAATTCGTTGGAAAACCAATTACAATATTTGATTCGGTAGAAATCGCAAAAGTAGTTTTATCTTTAGATCTTCCACCTGCAAAAATCGATCTCGGAAAATTGACATACGAATATCGTTTAGAAGATGAAAAATACCCAGACGCCAGATATTTTGTTATTGAAAAACTTAAGAAAGCAAAATCATCAAAAGAAATTCAACCAAGAGATGTTGTTCTATATGGTTTTGGAAGAATCGGAAGATTATTGGCACGAGAGTTAATGTCTAAAACCGGAAAAGGAAGTCAATTGCGCTTGAGAGCGATTGTAACCCGAGATAAAAATGACGCTGTAACTTTAGAGAAACGTGCTTCTTTATTGCGCTATGATTCCATTCATGGAGATTTTCATGGTTCTGTAATTGCCGATTCTAAGAATAATGCATTGATTATTAACGGAACTACGGTTCATGTTATTACGGCAAATTCACCAGAAGAAATCGATTATACACAATTTGAAATCAACGACGCATTAGTTATTGATAATACAGGAGCATTTACGACCGAAGAAGCTTTAAAAAGACATCTAAAATCTAATGGAGCAAGCAAAGTTTTATTAACTGCCCCAGGGAAAGGAGTTCCAAATATAGTATATGGAGTAAATCAAAACGATTTTAATCCAGATGAAACTGATATTTTTTCTGCCGCATCGTGTACAACAAATGCTATTACGCCTGTTTTAAAAGTTGTAGAAGAAACTTTCGGAGTAACAAAAGGACATTTAGAAACCATTCATGCTTACACCAATGACCAAAATCTGGTTGATAACATGCACAAAAAGTACCGCCGTGGTAGAGCTGCAGCGTTAAATATGGTCATTACAGAAACTGGTGCGGGAAGCGCAGTTGCCAAAGCCTTACCATCATTAGAAGGAAAATTGACTTCAAATGCTATCAGAGTTCCTGTCCCAAATGGATCTTTAGTTGTTTTAAATTTAGAAGTTAAAAAAGCAACGTCAATTGCTGGAATAAATAAAGCGATGAAGAAATATGCTTTGGAAGGCGAATTAGTTGAACAAATAAAATATTCTCTAAATAATGAATTAGTTTCTTCTGATATTGTTGGAACATCTGCCCCTTCCATTTATGACAGTAATGCCACAATTGTTTCTAAAGACGGGAAAAATATTGTACTGTATATTTGGTATGATAACGAATACGGTTACAGTCATCAAGTAATTCGCTTAGCAAAATATATTGCCAAAGTAAGACGTTATACTTATTATTAA
- the pafA gene encoding alkaline phosphatase PafA codes for MKKNILLFALFVITNLSAQQRPKLVVGIVVDQMKMEYLYRFSDDFSPNGFKRLMNDGFTFQNMHYNYMPTYTAPGHASIYTGTTPATHGIVGNEWFSRSLGKEMYCTDDAGVKTIGDGTAEEGAMSPKNLQSTTITDEVRMATNFNGKVIGMSLKDRGAILPAGHFANWAFWYSKTGSFISSTFYGERLPEWVSEFNNEKNYLKYINKGWDLYKPASVYNESLPDNNPYEGKLYGSAAPVFPYDLKTMYEKNDAGIIRATPFGNDLLAEFAKRAIEKEELGKDNITDFLTVSFSSTDYVGHLLGPRSMELQDTYLRLDQTIADFLAYLDKTVGKGNYLLFLTADHAGAENVIYLKDRKYNVDNYPSKEVKKSLQDFSTKTFGVDLVQNYSNFNIFFNKQIIKDKGLELNKVKQAFKEFLISQPQVKKVYTEEEILANAGNDYSLNFVAKGYDVTQNGDLVIVDKPGDIEYSTTGTSHGTIYSYDTHVPAIFYGWNIKKGESYDKKAITEIAPTIAQKIKVTFPNGTEAKVLQEVLDSKK; via the coding sequence ATGAAGAAAAATATTTTACTGTTTGCACTTTTTGTTATCACAAATTTAAGTGCACAACAACGTCCCAAATTAGTTGTAGGTATAGTTGTAGATCAAATGAAAATGGAATATTTATACCGTTTTTCTGATGATTTTTCTCCAAACGGCTTTAAAAGATTAATGAATGATGGTTTTACTTTCCAGAATATGCATTATAATTATATGCCTACTTACACTGCTCCTGGACATGCTTCAATTTATACGGGAACAACACCAGCTACACACGGAATTGTTGGGAACGAATGGTTCAGTAGAAGTCTTGGAAAAGAAATGTACTGCACAGACGATGCCGGTGTGAAAACAATTGGTGATGGTACAGCAGAAGAAGGTGCAATGTCTCCTAAAAATCTTCAAAGTACAACAATTACAGATGAAGTAAGAATGGCTACCAATTTTAATGGCAAAGTGATTGGAATGAGTCTTAAAGATCGTGGAGCCATACTTCCTGCAGGTCATTTTGCAAACTGGGCATTTTGGTATAGTAAAACGGGTTCGTTTATTTCTAGCACATTTTATGGTGAAAGACTACCAGAATGGGTGTCTGAATTCAATAATGAAAAAAACTATTTAAAATATATCAATAAAGGCTGGGATTTATATAAGCCAGCTTCTGTTTACAACGAAAGTCTTCCAGATAACAATCCTTACGAAGGTAAATTATACGGAAGTGCTGCTCCAGTTTTTCCATACGATTTAAAAACTATGTATGAAAAAAATGATGCTGGAATTATTCGTGCAACTCCCTTTGGAAATGACTTATTAGCAGAATTTGCTAAGAGAGCAATTGAGAAAGAGGAACTTGGAAAAGATAATATTACTGATTTCTTAACAGTTAGTTTTTCTTCTACGGATTATGTTGGTCACTTGCTTGGACCAAGATCAATGGAACTACAAGATACTTATTTAAGATTAGATCAAACTATTGCTGATTTCCTAGCTTATCTTGATAAAACAGTTGGAAAAGGAAATTATTTGCTTTTCTTAACAGCTGACCACGCTGGTGCAGAAAATGTAATTTACTTGAAAGATCGCAAGTATAATGTAGATAATTATCCCTCTAAAGAAGTTAAGAAAAGCTTACAGGACTTTTCAACTAAAACTTTTGGAGTTGATTTAGTTCAAAATTATTCGAATTTCAATATTTTCTTTAACAAACAGATTATTAAAGATAAAGGTTTAGAATTAAATAAAGTAAAACAAGCTTTTAAAGAGTTTCTGATTTCACAGCCTCAAGTTAAAAAAGTCTACACGGAAGAAGAAATTTTGGCTAATGCAGGAAATGACTATTCTTTAAATTTTGTGGCAAAAGGATATGACGTTACTCAAAATGGAGATCTTGTAATTGTAGATAAACCTGGAGATATTGAATATTCAACTACTGGTACTTCACATGGAACGATTTATAGCTATGATACTCATGTTCCAGCCATTTTTTATGGATGGAATATTAAAAAAGGTGAGTCATATGATAAAAAAGCTATTACCGAAATTGCACCGACAATAGCTCAAAAAATAAAAGTTACTTTTCCTAATGGAACTGAAGCAAAAGTATTGCAAGAGGTTTTAGATTCAAAAAAGTAA
- the infC gene encoding translation initiation factor IF-3: protein MNNNIRGVQEVRLVGENIEPGVFKLADALRLADQFELDLVEISPNAEPPVCKIMDYKKFVYEQKKRDKALKAKSSQVVVKEIRFGPQTDEHDYEFKRKNAEKFLKEGAKLKAFVFFKGRSIIYKDQGQILLLRLAQDLEEHGKVEAMPVLEGKRMIMFIAPKKKK, encoded by the coding sequence ATAAACAATAATATTCGTGGCGTACAAGAAGTAAGATTAGTAGGTGAAAACATCGAACCAGGTGTTTTTAAGCTTGCTGATGCTTTACGATTGGCAGATCAATTTGAATTGGATTTGGTTGAAATTTCGCCAAATGCTGAGCCGCCAGTTTGTAAAATTATGGATTACAAGAAATTTGTTTATGAACAAAAGAAAAGAGATAAAGCATTAAAAGCTAAATCTTCTCAAGTTGTTGTAAAAGAAATTAGATTTGGTCCTCAGACTGACGAGCATGATTACGAATTTAAAAGAAAGAATGCTGAAAAATTCTTAAAAGAGGGAGCTAAATTAAAAGCTTTCGTATTCTTTAAAGGTCGTTCTATCATTTATAAAGATCAAGGTCAGATTTTATTGTTGCGTCTTGCTCAAGATTTAGAAGAACATGGTAAAGTTGAGGCTATGCCTGTTTTGGAAGGAAAGAGAATGATTATGTTCATTGCTCCGAAGAAAAAGAAATAA
- a CDS encoding Do family serine endopeptidase — MKRFSSLFLVSLLSGAITLGAYKLLFESNNSIFGKGNSVVTLAPNSYGKNVGLGAETVDFTEAADKTIHTVVHVKNVSRRTVSNPMLEFFYGYGGQQQQEQVGTGSGVIISEDGYIVTNNHVIKDATEIEITLNNKKSYKAKLIGTDSKMDIALLKINADEKLPYTAFANSDSVKVGEWVLAVGNPYNLTSTVTAGIVSAKARNLDQSGIQSFIQTDAAVNPGNSGGALVNARGELIGINTMISSMTGSYVGYSFAVPSNIARKIIEDIMEYGNVQRGILGVEGGELNATASKELGVTETQGFYINRVSKNSGAEKAGLAKGDIIVKLDDQNISTYADLSGYINTKRPNDVVKVTYIKDGKTKTVPVTLSKNEFYSAEFKGIELENIDAADKKKFRIDYGVKIKNITNENLMQYQNELQGNIILSIDNVKATNVETVSKLLSKKDEGQSVRIEMINRNGEIFRIII, encoded by the coding sequence ATGAAAAGATTTTCATCCTTATTTTTAGTTTCACTTTTAAGTGGTGCTATTACTCTTGGTGCTTACAAGTTATTATTTGAAAGCAACAATTCTATTTTTGGAAAAGGAAATTCTGTTGTAACGCTTGCCCCAAACTCATATGGAAAAAATGTTGGTTTAGGAGCCGAAACAGTAGATTTTACTGAAGCCGCTGATAAAACAATTCACACTGTAGTTCACGTAAAAAATGTTTCTCGAAGAACAGTAAGCAACCCAATGCTGGAATTTTTCTACGGTTATGGCGGGCAACAACAACAAGAACAAGTAGGAACTGGTTCTGGTGTAATTATTTCTGAAGACGGATATATTGTAACTAACAATCACGTAATTAAAGACGCGACAGAGATTGAGATTACATTAAACAATAAAAAATCATACAAAGCGAAGTTAATTGGTACAGATTCGAAAATGGATATTGCTCTTTTGAAAATCAATGCCGACGAAAAACTTCCTTATACTGCATTTGCAAATTCTGACAGCGTAAAAGTTGGAGAATGGGTTTTAGCAGTTGGAAATCCGTATAACTTAACTTCTACTGTAACTGCAGGAATTGTTTCTGCAAAAGCTAGAAATCTAGACCAGAGCGGGATTCAATCTTTCATCCAAACTGATGCTGCCGTAAATCCAGGTAATAGTGGTGGAGCGTTAGTAAATGCAAGAGGAGAATTAATAGGTATTAACACCATGATTTCTTCTATGACAGGTTCTTACGTAGGTTATTCTTTTGCAGTTCCTTCTAATATTGCGCGAAAAATCATCGAAGATATTATGGAATATGGAAATGTTCAAAGAGGTATTCTTGGTGTTGAAGGTGGAGAATTAAATGCAACAGCTTCTAAAGAATTGGGCGTTACGGAAACTCAAGGATTCTACATTAATAGAGTTTCTAAAAATTCTGGTGCAGAAAAAGCTGGTTTGGCAAAAGGAGATATTATTGTAAAATTGGATGATCAGAATATTTCGACTTATGCAGATTTATCAGGTTATATCAATACGAAACGTCCAAATGATGTTGTAAAAGTGACTTACATTAAAGACGGAAAAACTAAAACCGTTCCTGTAACTTTAAGTAAAAATGAATTTTACAGCGCCGAATTTAAAGGAATTGAATTAGAAAATATTGATGCCGCAGACAAAAAGAAATTCAGAATTGATTATGGCGTTAAAATCAAAAACATTACAAATGAGAATTTGATGCAGTATCAAAATGAATTACAAGGAAATATTATTCTAAGTATTGATAACGTTAAAGCAACAAACGTTGAAACGGTTTCTAAACTTTTAAGCAAAAAAGACGAAGGTCAAAGCGTTCGAATCGAAATGATCAACAGAAACGGAGAGATTTTCAGAATTATTATATAA
- the thrS gene encoding threonine--tRNA ligase, which translates to MIKITLPDGSIREFASGVTPMEVAKNISEGFARNVISASFNGTTIETETPLTTDGNLILYTWNDAEGKKAFWHSTSHVMAQALEELYPGIKLTLGPAIANGFYYDVDFEDQKISEADFKKIEDRILEISRGKYDFKMRPVTKAEALEMYKDNVYKTELISNLEDGTITFCDHATFTDLCRGGHIPNTGIIKAVKIMSVAGAYWRGDEKNKQLTRVYGTSFPKQKDLTEYLELLEEAKRRDHRKLGKELELFAFSQKVGQGLPLWLPKGAALRERLEQFLKRAQKKAGYEQVVSPHIGQKELYVTSGHYAKYGADSFQPIHTPAEGEEFLLKPMNCPHHCEIYNVRPWSYKDLPKRYAEFGTVYRYEQSGELHGLTRVRGFTQDDAHIFCTPEQLDEEFKKVIDLVLYVFGSLGFENFTAQISLRDQEDREKYIGTDENWEKAENAIINAAKDKGLNTVVEYGEAAFYGPKLDFMVKDALGRQWQLGTIQVDYNLPERFDLTYKGADNELHRPVMIHRAPFGSMERFIAILLEHTAGNFPLWLMPEQAIILSLSEKYENYAKKVLDLLENHEIRALIDNRNETIGKKIRDAEMQKIPFMLIVGEEEEKNNTISIRRHGQEGKGNITVSIEEFASIVDEEIKKTLKVFTV; encoded by the coding sequence ATGATCAAGATTACTTTACCCGATGGGTCAATTAGAGAGTTCGCTTCAGGCGTAACTCCAATGGAGGTCGCTAAAAACATTAGCGAAGGTTTTGCTAGAAACGTGATTTCAGCATCTTTTAATGGTACAACTATTGAAACCGAAACTCCATTGACGACCGACGGTAATCTTATATTATATACTTGGAATGATGCTGAAGGCAAAAAAGCTTTCTGGCATTCGACTTCTCACGTAATGGCACAAGCTCTTGAGGAATTGTACCCTGGAATTAAATTAACTCTAGGACCTGCAATTGCTAATGGATTCTATTATGATGTGGATTTTGAAGATCAGAAAATATCTGAAGCGGACTTTAAAAAGATCGAAGATCGTATTCTTGAAATTTCAAGAGGAAAGTATGATTTCAAAATGCGTCCTGTAACTAAAGCAGAAGCTTTGGAAATGTACAAAGACAATGTTTACAAAACGGAATTGATTTCTAACCTTGAGGACGGAACGATTACTTTTTGTGATCACGCTACTTTTACTGATTTATGCCGTGGAGGACATATTCCGAATACTGGAATTATCAAAGCTGTAAAAATTATGAGCGTTGCTGGTGCTTATTGGAGAGGTGATGAGAAAAACAAACAGTTAACTCGCGTTTACGGAACTTCTTTCCCTAAACAAAAAGATTTAACTGAATATCTTGAACTTCTTGAAGAGGCAAAACGTCGTGATCACCGTAAATTAGGAAAAGAACTTGAATTGTTTGCTTTTTCTCAAAAGGTTGGTCAAGGTTTACCTTTATGGTTACCAAAAGGCGCAGCATTAAGAGAACGTTTAGAGCAATTCTTAAAGAGAGCTCAAAAGAAAGCAGGTTACGAGCAAGTAGTAAGTCCACATATTGGTCAGAAAGAATTATATGTTACTTCTGGTCATTATGCAAAATACGGTGCCGATAGTTTTCAGCCAATTCATACTCCAGCAGAAGGCGAAGAGTTTTTATTGAAACCAATGAACTGCCCTCATCACTGTGAGATTTACAATGTAAGACCTTGGTCATATAAAGATTTACCTAAACGTTATGCTGAATTTGGTACTGTATATAGATATGAGCAATCTGGTGAATTGCACGGTTTAACTCGTGTTAGAGGATTTACTCAGGATGATGCTCACATTTTCTGTACTCCAGAACAGTTAGACGAAGAATTCAAAAAAGTAATTGATCTTGTATTATACGTATTTGGTTCATTAGGTTTTGAAAACTTTACTGCTCAAATTTCTTTAAGGGATCAAGAAGACAGAGAAAAATATATTGGAACAGATGAAAACTGGGAGAAAGCTGAAAATGCTATCATCAACGCAGCAAAAGACAAAGGTCTTAATACTGTTGTAGAATATGGTGAAGCCGCGTTCTACGGTCCGAAACTAGATTTCATGGTAAAAGACGCTTTAGGAAGACAATGGCAATTAGGAACAATTCAGGTAGATTACAACTTACCAGAACGTTTTGATTTGACTTACAAAGGCGCTGATAATGAATTACATCGTCCTGTAATGATTCACAGAGCTCCTTTTGGATCTATGGAACGTTTTATAGCAATTTTACTAGAGCACACAGCAGGAAATTTCCCACTTTGGCTAATGCCTGAACAGGCTATTATCTTGTCTTTGAGCGAGAAATACGAAAATTATGCTAAAAAAGTTTTAGATTTGCTAGAAAATCACGAAATTCGCGCCCTAATTGACAATCGAAACGAAACAATCGGCAAGAAAATTAGAGATGCAGAAATGCAAAAAATCCCATTTATGCTGATTGTAGGCGAAGAAGAAGAAAAAAACAACACAATTTCTATTCGTCGCCACGGACAAGAAGGAAAAGGTAACATTACCGTTTCTATCGAAGAATTTGCTTCGATTGTAGACGAAGAAATAAAAAAGACATTAAAAGTATTTACAGTTTAA
- a CDS encoding GNAT family protein produces MITLKGDSIYLRALEPQDLEFIYSIENDENIWQVSNTQTPYSRFLIKQYLENAHQDIYEAKQLRLAICQDEDFPAIGLIDLFDFDPRNNRAGIGIVVQKEENQGKNIGSEALELLIKYSFYNLNLHQLYANIGIQNVASVALFTKFGFKKIGIKKDWILYHNHYQDEAIYQLINKQI; encoded by the coding sequence ATGATAACATTAAAAGGCGATTCTATTTATTTGCGCGCGCTTGAACCTCAAGATTTAGAGTTTATTTATTCGATAGAAAATGATGAGAATATTTGGCAAGTCAGCAATACACAGACTCCTTACAGCCGTTTTTTGATCAAACAATATTTAGAAAATGCCCATCAAGATATTTATGAGGCTAAACAGCTTCGTTTGGCCATTTGTCAAGATGAAGATTTTCCTGCTATCGGATTGATAGATTTATTTGATTTTGATCCGAGAAATAATAGAGCAGGAATTGGAATTGTTGTTCAAAAAGAAGAAAATCAAGGTAAAAACATTGGTTCTGAGGCTTTAGAGCTTCTAATAAAATATTCTTTTTACAATTTAAATCTCCATCAATTGTATGCAAATATTGGTATCCAAAATGTAGCCAGTGTCGCACTTTTTACTAAATTTGGTTTTAAGAAAATCGGAATAAAAAAAGACTGGATTTTGTATCATAACCACTATCAAGATGAAGCAATTTATCAGTTAATTAATAAACAAATTTAA
- the dapF gene encoding diaminopimelate epimerase: protein MQIEFYKYQGTGNDFVMIDNRSNFFPKEDVKLIERLCDRRFGIGADGLILLENDSETDFRMVYYNSDGNQSSMCGNGGRCLVAFANQLGVIDGKTTFIATDGLHHASVNNESIVSLQMIDVNEIQKKDSYTFLNTGSPHHVEIVEDLEHYNVKENGAAIRYGELYGEKGSNINFVKKVDNDTFSLRTYERGVEDETLACGTGATAVAIAMNAIGETDKTSINLNVEGGKLVVSFDKDNDGYTNVFLTGPAKFVFKGTIEI from the coding sequence ATGCAAATAGAATTTTATAAATATCAAGGTACCGGAAATGATTTTGTAATGATTGATAATCGCTCAAATTTCTTTCCAAAAGAGGATGTAAAACTTATTGAACGCCTGTGCGACAGACGTTTCGGAATTGGAGCTGACGGATTAATACTTTTAGAAAATGATTCTGAAACCGACTTTAGAATGGTATACTATAACTCAGATGGAAACCAAAGTTCAATGTGCGGAAACGGTGGTCGTTGTTTGGTTGCTTTTGCCAATCAATTAGGTGTAATTGATGGCAAAACGACTTTTATCGCAACTGACGGTTTGCATCATGCTTCTGTAAATAATGAATCGATTGTTTCGTTGCAAATGATTGACGTTAACGAAATACAAAAAAAAGATTCTTATACTTTTTTAAATACAGGTTCTCCGCATCATGTTGAAATCGTTGAAGATTTAGAACATTATAATGTAAAAGAAAACGGCGCAGCTATTCGTTACGGAGAATTATATGGAGAAAAAGGAAGCAATATCAATTTCGTAAAGAAAGTAGATAATGATACTTTTTCTTTAAGAACCTACGAAAGAGGTGTTGAAGACGAAACTCTTGCTTGTGGAACTGGCGCTACGGCAGTGGCAATTGCCATGAATGCGATTGGAGAAACCGATAAAACTTCGATAAACTTAAATGTTGAAGGCGGAAAACTTGTAGTTTCTTTCGATAAAGATAATGATGGTTATACAAATGTCTTTCTAACTGGTCCTGCCAAATTTGTATTTAAAGGCACAATTGAGATTTAA
- the ald gene encoding alanine dehydrogenase has product MIIGVPKEIKNNENRVALTPAGVSEMKKHGHTVYVQATAGLGSGFADAEYAEAGAVILPTIEEVYAIAEMIIKVKEPIASEYPLIKKDQLLFTYFHFASSEELTHAMLEKGAVCLAYETVEKTDRSLPLLVPMSEVAGRMAIQQGAKYLEKPLKGRGILLGGVPGVPPAKVLVLGGGIVGTQAAKMAAGLGAQVTIMDLSLPRLRQLDDIMPANVNTEMSNHYNITRAIKDADLIVGAVLIPGAKAPHLITRDMLKLMRPGTVVVDVAVDQGGCIETCTPTTHENPTFIIDDIVHYCVANMPGAVPYTSTLALTNATLPYAVQLANKGWEKACAENEELKKGLNVANGKILYKGVAEAWNLPFNEEIVLANA; this is encoded by the coding sequence ATGATAATAGGTGTTCCAAAAGAAATAAAAAACAACGAAAATAGAGTTGCATTAACTCCTGCTGGGGTTTCAGAAATGAAAAAACATGGACATACAGTTTATGTTCAAGCTACTGCAGGTTTAGGAAGTGGTTTTGCTGATGCAGAATATGCTGAAGCTGGTGCGGTAATTTTACCAACTATTGAAGAAGTTTATGCTATTGCAGAAATGATTATTAAAGTTAAAGAACCAATTGCTTCTGAATATCCTTTAATTAAAAAAGATCAATTACTATTTACTTACTTCCACTTTGCTTCTTCAGAAGAGTTAACTCATGCAATGCTTGAAAAAGGAGCTGTATGTTTAGCTTATGAAACTGTAGAAAAAACCGATCGTAGTTTACCACTTTTGGTTCCAATGTCTGAAGTTGCAGGTCGTATGGCAATTCAACAAGGAGCAAAATATCTTGAAAAACCATTAAAAGGAAGAGGAATTCTTTTAGGAGGTGTTCCAGGTGTACCACCAGCAAAAGTATTAGTTTTAGGTGGTGGAATCGTAGGAACTCAAGCTGCTAAAATGGCTGCTGGTTTAGGTGCTCAAGTTACTATAATGGACTTAAGCTTACCACGTTTACGTCAGTTAGATGACATCATGCCAGCAAACGTAAACACAGAAATGTCTAACCACTACAATATCACAAGAGCAATTAAAGATGCTGACTTAATTGTTGGAGCAGTTTTAATTCCAGGAGCAAAAGCACCTCACTTAATTACGCGTGATATGCTTAAATTAATGCGTCCAGGTACTGTTGTTGTTGACGTAGCTGTAGATCAAGGTGGATGTATCGAAACTTGTACTCCTACAACTCACGAAAACCCAACTTTTATTATTGACGATATCGTTCACTACTGTGTAGCTAATATGCCAGGAGCTGTGCCTTACACTTCAACTTTGGCTTTAACAAATGCAACTTTACCATATGCTGTACAATTAGCGAACAAAGGATGGGAAAAAGCTTGTGCAGAAAATGAAGAATTGAAAAAAGGATTGAACGTAGCTAATGGAAAAATCCTTTACAAAGGAGTTGCAGAAGCTTGGAATTTACCTTTTAACGAAGAAATAGTATTAGCAAACGCATAG
- a CDS encoding Lrp/AsnC family transcriptional regulator, with translation MALDEIDKKILRLLQEDAHYTLKDIANKINLSLTPVHDRVKRLEKDGIIEKYVTILDKKKLGNNLTVYCQVTLTKQTYDTSEGFNQSILNLPEVVECNYVSGNFDYMLKIIIPDMESYHHFHQKKLSVLPEVSLINTVFVISEVKSTTVLPI, from the coding sequence ATGGCTTTAGATGAAATTGACAAAAAAATCCTACGTCTTTTACAGGAAGATGCGCACTACACTTTAAAAGACATTGCAAACAAAATAAATTTGTCTTTGACTCCCGTTCACGATCGGGTGAAACGTCTTGAAAAAGATGGTATTATAGAAAAGTATGTTACTATTTTAGACAAGAAAAAACTCGGAAATAATCTTACGGTTTATTGTCAGGTAACCTTAACAAAACAGACTTATGATACTTCTGAAGGATTTAATCAGTCGATTTTAAATTTGCCTGAAGTTGTAGAGTGCAATTACGTTTCAGGAAATTTCGATTATATGCTTAAAATTATAATTCCAGACATGGAAAGTTATCATCATTTTCATCAAAAGAAATTGTCTGTTTTGCCTGAAGTTTCTTTAATTAATACTGTTTTTGTTATTTCTGAAGTAAAAAGCACTACCGTCTTACCTATTTAA